The nucleotide sequence TAATAATGGTCTCCGATTTTCAGTTTTAGacatacattatttttattcgtTACATTGTCACCAAGACGAATGCATACAAACACAATATAAAGTACAAGAAAGTGTTAAGAGAGAATGTATTTTTAGTAAATCTAGGGAACATATGTAAAAGTAAAACCACTGAATTAATCCAGATGAGAACTCAAAATTTAATATCTGAACCAAAGCAAATAGAGAAATTTATTGCTTTTGGGGAATATTTCTTAttgtgatattttggtgtaGAGGCTAAATTGACTAAAGTTCTTTAATTTAAAGAACTAGAGtgttattttgtaaatttgagGGGATTAAACTGTTCGATCCTTAcaatttcaaaatcataaatgcTAATATGTTTGTTTGGTACAAAAATTTGGACTAAGAATATGTCTTCAAAAAAGGTGTCAAATTATGTGTTgctgttattttttattacagCATATCGCAGGGGAGATAGGTGTACATCAAAATCTTTGGTTATTAAACGAagtaacaaaaacaaacatattaattggCATCGGTGGACCACCTTGTACATATTCAAATACCTCTGCAGCTATGGCAGAGGCTTAGCAGAAAAGAGGAGGGGGGATGGGGATCAAGCTCCATATTTTGGAGCTTTCCACATCTTAAAAGCTATCTCATGCAAAAACCTATCTGCCGGTATTGTGAGATTTCCACCATTCTGCATAACAAGGAAAAAGAAACATGTTAAGTGAAGCAATAATACAGTAATAGATCATTAAATGTCACTTtacaagccaaccactagggaAATTCTAAGCATCGTTAAtctttaaaactaaactaaaagtAATGATATCATAGATAGCATCAGTAATTGAGTTGCTAGCATTTTTATGCTCCAACAATGATGCCTTACAATTATTGGAAACGCTTACAGAATTAATTGTATGTGGTATATTGGCATAACCACTCAAGCATACACGTTGTTGGTCAATAATTTGGAAATGTCAAAGGTTTAAGGCGAATGGACAAAGAACACACGTTAAGAGAAAGAAACAGAACAGGGCCTCATAATAAGGCATGCAgcaaagcaaaaataaaaagactttGTAATAAACTATGAGCTTGTGagtaaaatttcaaaacaaaccTTCATGAAATCTTGGAAAGTAAACCTCTGTACATTATCCTTGCGAGTCACAGCATGTTGCAATTGAGCAATTAACATTGGTGAATGGAGCCTGCATCATTTGGTGTGGAGGTAAGTATGCAAGACAATCCAAAAAGAAAGCAAGGATTATTGATAGTGATATCATTAACTCTTTGGGACATAACAATTAGATAAAACTGAACATATCCTTGCAAGTCACACCAAAAGTGTTTGATACACAACATAGGTATAGTTTTCTTTGGTTCCACATTTTCAGTGGAATCAAAAGGAACCACTCAGTTTTTTCAATCATCTCTCATGATCTATTAAGTAAACTTTTTAATATGCACCAAACATGAAACAGAAACCATATGTTCAGTTTTATCCCGTTATAACCTATCGACCAAATGCTAGCTTAAATTACCTCACATCCTTGCGAGGAACTCCTCCTTTCATAGCATAACTTTGTAAAGGATACAGCGTTAAAAAACAAGAGTCCTTCTCATCAACCTTCTTTGACACTGAAAACTTGGACTCGTCATCCTCCAAGACCTTGCCATAGCTCATGACAACAGACAAGTGCAGGCGAGAACCAACGTCAGATCCCGGCTGTGCTTGTCTCATTATTGCACCAACCAATGCATCCACAAACTCCACATCAGCATTTTGTTCACTACCATTGTCCTTTTCACCAGCTCCAACATGAATGAAAACAAGATCAAATTGGCTGTTGTCTAAAACCTTCCCTTCTTGAAAGCCAAGCAACTTGAGAATCTCAACGGCCACAATATCACTGTCTTGTGATTCAGAAGCATGTTGTTTCACCAACCCATCCAACTGAACAACACTGAAGCCAAGTTTGGTACTAAAAGATTTCAACCCTGAATGGTTGGTCATTATAGCAGCTTTCATTCCCATAAACCTATATTCCGAGAAAAGAATGTGAAAGTTTCATGTGACACGGTAATCTCGCAAAACAGCAACAAATctaattgaaaaaaacaatatttttagtaCCTAAAATATCATACCCATTACACTTTTAACCCTATAAAATACTTGTTCGTTTTTAAACGAGGAGGGATCAAGTCACTCCAATAGTAACTTAGCTTAATAGTAATTCGCTATAAATATCGAATTTCACCAATCCAACAATTGattatattcatattatataatatagttAACACAAAATTTTCTTCtataaatacaaaattttcTTGATGGTTTCGATTAGATGACAGTGTAAAACTATTTACATCGCCAAATAACATTatgaaaaatgaataataatataaaagaaaataccTATCGGGTAAGGTTTGTTCATCATGAATTTGGGATGCATCAAGAAGCAGTGTGAATTCTCGGACAATTCTGTCATCCTCGGTTTCTGAAAACTACATAAAATCAAGTGaattaaagaaaacaattaattgATTAAGAAAGAAGCGTGGGTTAGAttagaaagagaagagagaagagagaaaggaaCCTGAGGGATTgaaattggaattggaattggaGAGAGTTAAGAAAGCGCAGGAAGAAAGAGAAGCGAGAGAATGAAGGTTTGTGTGAGAAGATGATGGATCGATGAAACGAGCTAAGCCATCGCCGTATAGAATCAGTGATCGGCTTGGTTTGTCTGCCATTGATATTTGCTTACGCTTCTGGAAATCACAAAATTCGACAACACAAGAATGAACTAACGATCACTTTTATAAATCAatcagcttttttttttttttttttgcataaatgttAAAATGCACGACAATATTTGtcgttataattttttttttacaagatttgTCGTTATACTTGTCGTTTAgttttttatcttaattttttatttgatgctACAAAATGACAAATGTTGCCTATCTTATGAGAAATCACAGTAACACGTGATTGGGTGGTGTTTCTCCAAATCAATCGGTAATTTATCTTAGAATAATTATATAGTccctaatttaaaaaagaaaagtcaaGGTAGTTAACTGATAAACTAGTTGATAGCTGAAAAATTAATCTATAGCTGAAAAAGCTtgcttattaaaattaatgtgtGTGGTAAAATTGGTTGTTGAAGTGGCCagtaaatataaatgacataaaagcatgtgtctattttatttatttataaacaatttcacttaatatatttattattaaatggttaaaatatggttttagtcctgcaaatatgtcttgttttggttttataAGCATgtgtctttttttgttttttaaaatagtccctgaccgcACTTTTGTgctgatttgcatacgtggcgcattataactgaaccaattttatagtttttggtccctgcaaaatattgtttttaaaaaaggtccctgcaaaaatttttgtttttgaaaatagtccctctagagactattttcaaaaacaaaaaattttgcagagacccaaaacaatttttttttacagggactaaaaccaaaacgagacatatttgcagggactaaaaccatattttagccttattaaatattttaattattttcatctttaaaatagtaaatatggtattaaattaaattgtgatttttgtgtaattaaactttttaactttgatataatatatcttttttaaaagaactttcatataatatatcttttttattttttgaaaattatatagttttatttgaaattataaataGTATATAAACTAATAGAATGCAAGAGGATCtgtatataaaaggaaaaaagaaagtgCATGGCTGTTCAGCAAAccggaaaagaagaagaaaaaatggcaGTTACTTTAATAACGTGGGTTTAGTGTcacttgttttaaaaaataaaaaataaaaaaaaaataaaggttaaaaatggaataaagtataaaaaactaaaagttataagctaaaaagctatttgaattagcttcttaaaaaatgCTATAAGCTAATAAGAAaagttttttaccaaacacatctcatTCTAttaaaacaagcttataagctagtccaataaactataagctaacttttttgtgttaccaaacataTCTCTTCTCCCTTCCTAAACCCTCTATACATGTACAACGGTGGATTATGCATGCTCTTTTTTTGATAACAtggttttttaatatatattttacacaaaaGCATCAATAAACTAGCAATAAatctattattaaattaaatttcacgTTGTTGAATAGAGGTGGGAATAGGCTAGGGCGAGCTATGTTTTGCAAGGCCTGAGCCTGgtgtttacactgatttttggtaaacaaccgctaatttaaaaatattttacttgcaagatcaacagTAAATCTTAAGgacatattgtgtttgttatttCTCAGAAATTTAATGTTATTGTTGAAGAACttgataaataaaagaaagtaaaaagcaATCGAATTCAACCCAGTTGAACTCAATCGAAATTGGTGTAAATAAAGGTAAATGAATTGCTCAAAAGAAACAAGTAAATTGTAAAgacatttaagaaaatgaacttA is from Medicago truncatula cultivar Jemalong A17 chromosome 1, MtrunA17r5.0-ANR, whole genome shotgun sequence and encodes:
- the LOC11414204 gene encoding uncharacterized protein, coding for MADKPSRSLILYGDGLARFIDPSSSHTNLHSLASLSSCAFLTLSNSNSNFNPSETEDDRIVREFTLLLDASQIHDEQTLPDRFMGMKAAIMTNHSGLKSFSTKLGFSVVQLDGLVKQHASESQDSDIVAVEILKLLGFQEGKVLDNSQFDLVFIHVGAGEKDNGSEQNADVEFVDALVGAIMRQAQPGSDVGSRLHLSVVMSYGKVLEDDESKFSVSKKVDEKDSCFLTLYPLQSYAMKGGVPRKDVRLHSPMLIAQLQHAVTRKDNVQRFTFQDFMKNGGNLTIPADRFLHEIAFKMWKAPKYGA